A stretch of Streptomyces vietnamensis DNA encodes these proteins:
- a CDS encoding LacI family DNA-binding transcriptional regulator, translating into MSEQRATLAVIAAEAGVSQATVSKVINGRSDVAPSTRERIEGLLRSHNYLQPGRQNRARRSGLVDLIIGGLDSAWAVEILRGVEAECAQRGVGTVVSLVPPGEATPSSWSALPVQHHSDGVILVTASVTEAQRAQVERGGVALVVIDPIDLPDNGVPSIGATNWAGGLAATEHLLELGHRRIAAIGGRKEMLCSQARIDGYRAALERAGIEVDRDLIRFGDFQHEGGFRCAQELLALPEPPTAIFAGSDQQAMGVYEAARQSGLSIPRDLSVVGFDDLPMCDWLSPPLTTVRQPLEEMGRLAARALFQLLEDQPLVSPRMELSTELKVRVSTAPPRL; encoded by the coding sequence TTGAGCGAGCAGCGTGCGACTCTGGCCGTCATCGCCGCGGAGGCGGGGGTCTCCCAGGCCACCGTCTCCAAGGTGATCAACGGCCGCTCCGACGTCGCGCCCTCGACCCGCGAGCGGATCGAGGGCCTGCTTCGGTCGCACAACTACCTCCAGCCCGGCCGGCAGAACCGGGCCCGCAGATCGGGCCTCGTCGACCTGATCATCGGCGGCCTGGACAGCGCCTGGGCGGTCGAGATCCTGCGCGGCGTCGAGGCCGAGTGCGCCCAGCGGGGCGTCGGCACCGTCGTGTCGCTCGTCCCGCCCGGCGAGGCCACCCCGTCGAGCTGGTCCGCGCTGCCGGTCCAGCACCACAGCGACGGCGTCATCCTCGTCACCGCCTCGGTCACCGAGGCGCAGCGCGCCCAGGTCGAGCGGGGCGGGGTGGCGCTGGTCGTCATCGACCCGATCGACCTGCCGGACAACGGTGTCCCGAGCATCGGCGCGACCAACTGGGCCGGCGGCCTCGCCGCCACCGAACACCTGCTGGAGCTGGGGCATCGCCGTATCGCCGCGATCGGCGGGCGCAAGGAGATGCTCTGCAGCCAGGCCCGCATCGACGGCTACCGGGCCGCCCTGGAGCGGGCCGGGATCGAGGTCGACCGCGACCTCATCCGCTTCGGCGACTTCCAGCACGAGGGCGGATTCCGGTGCGCGCAGGAGCTCCTCGCCCTGCCCGAGCCGCCGACCGCCATCTTCGCGGGCAGCGACCAACAGGCGATGGGTGTCTACGAGGCCGCCCGGCAGAGCGGACTGAGCATCCCGCGGGACCTCAGCGTGGTCGGCTTCGACGACCTGCCGATGTGCGATTGGCTGTCACCGCCGCTGACGACGGTGCGTCAGCCGCTGGAGGAGATGGGCCGGCTCGCCGCCCGCGCCCTGTTCCAGCTTCTGGAGGACCAGCCCCTGGTCAGCCCCCGGATGGAGCTCTCGACCGAACTGAAGGTCCGCGTCTCCACCGCCCCGCCCCGTCTCTAG
- a CDS encoding beta-glucosidase, with amino-acid sequence MSEPWRDPLLPASVRVADLLSRMTLEEKAGQLAGFWALPSDPGAPVAPMEDDSGEPAPGLDDIVGHGLGQLTRVYGTAPIAAEAGMERLAALQRQVTEAGRFGIPALAHEECLTGFMTLGATVFPGPLAWGASFDPELVRRMAAAIGDGMRRVGVHQGLAPVLDVVRDHRWGRTEECMGEDPYLVGAMGTAYVQGLEGAGVVATLKHFAGYSSSRGGRNMAPVAVGPREFADVLVEPFVRALREGGARSVMNSYTDVDGVPVAADERLLTGLLRDELGFDGTVVADYYSVSFLESRHGVAGSRGAAGALALTAGIDVELPTARCYGEPLTALVRSGDVSEELVDRAAERVLLQKAELGLLDPGWEPLKPGPIDLDPPENRDLARLIAERSTVLLANDGILPLRPCRVSVTGPYVDDPHSFLGCYSFPNHIALPGDPGVEIPTLGEALTAAGFTVTDDAPDVNVLVLGDRAGMFGRGTSGEGCDAATLDLPGDQAAIAAAALDSGVPTVLVLVSGRPYALGSLAERAAAVVQAFFPGEEGGTALARIISGAAEPGGRLPVSLPRQVGGQPGTYLHSTLGGRTDWSSVDPTPLFPFGHGLTWTSFAYTDLTVDPSAPTDGSVSVGVTVRNVGEVAGTEVVQLYLSDPEASVVRPLRWLAGFGRVELQPGAAARVTFSVHADRTSFTGLDLRRRVEPGEIGVAVGRSSGDLPLQGSFTLHGPVRHPAADRVLSVPVEIGPVIS; translated from the coding sequence GTGAGTGAGCCCTGGCGTGACCCCCTCCTGCCCGCTTCCGTGCGCGTCGCCGATCTGCTGAGTCGGATGACGCTGGAGGAGAAGGCGGGACAACTCGCCGGCTTCTGGGCCCTGCCCTCCGATCCCGGTGCGCCCGTGGCGCCCATGGAGGACGACTCCGGCGAGCCGGCGCCGGGTCTCGACGACATCGTCGGGCACGGTCTCGGCCAGCTCACCCGGGTGTACGGCACCGCGCCGATCGCCGCGGAGGCCGGGATGGAGCGGCTCGCCGCGCTCCAGCGGCAGGTGACGGAGGCCGGCCGGTTCGGCATCCCGGCGCTGGCCCACGAGGAGTGCCTGACCGGGTTCATGACGCTCGGCGCCACCGTCTTCCCCGGGCCGCTCGCCTGGGGCGCGTCCTTCGACCCCGAACTCGTACGGCGGATGGCCGCGGCCATCGGCGACGGGATGCGGCGGGTCGGCGTCCACCAGGGCCTCGCTCCGGTGCTCGACGTGGTCCGCGACCACCGGTGGGGCAGGACCGAGGAGTGCATGGGCGAGGACCCCTACCTCGTCGGCGCGATGGGGACCGCTTACGTCCAGGGCCTGGAAGGCGCGGGCGTCGTGGCGACGCTCAAGCACTTCGCCGGGTACTCGTCCTCGCGCGGCGGCCGGAACATGGCTCCGGTCGCCGTGGGGCCGCGCGAGTTCGCCGACGTGCTGGTCGAGCCCTTCGTCCGGGCGCTGCGCGAGGGCGGCGCCCGGTCGGTGATGAACAGTTACACCGACGTGGACGGCGTCCCCGTCGCCGCCGACGAACGCCTCCTCACCGGACTGCTCAGGGACGAGCTCGGCTTCGACGGCACCGTCGTCGCCGACTACTACTCGGTCTCCTTCCTGGAGTCCCGGCACGGCGTCGCCGGATCGCGTGGCGCGGCCGGCGCGCTGGCGCTGACCGCCGGAATCGACGTCGAACTGCCCACGGCCCGCTGCTACGGCGAGCCGCTGACCGCACTCGTACGGTCGGGAGACGTGTCCGAGGAACTCGTCGACCGGGCGGCGGAACGGGTGCTCCTGCAGAAGGCCGAACTCGGCCTGCTCGACCCCGGATGGGAACCCCTCAAGCCCGGGCCGATCGACCTCGATCCGCCGGAGAACCGGGACCTCGCCCGACTCATCGCCGAACGGTCCACCGTCCTGCTCGCCAACGACGGCATCCTGCCGCTGCGGCCGTGCCGGGTCTCGGTCACCGGGCCGTACGTGGACGACCCCCACTCCTTCCTCGGCTGCTACTCCTTCCCCAACCACATCGCGCTGCCCGGCGATCCCGGCGTGGAGATCCCGACGCTCGGCGAGGCGCTCACCGCCGCCGGGTTCACGGTCACCGACGACGCACCGGACGTGAACGTGCTCGTCCTCGGCGACCGGGCCGGCATGTTCGGCCGGGGCACCTCGGGAGAGGGCTGCGACGCCGCGACCCTCGACCTGCCCGGCGACCAGGCCGCGATCGCCGCCGCGGCCCTCGACTCCGGGGTGCCGACCGTCCTGGTCCTCGTCTCCGGACGGCCGTACGCCCTCGGCTCGCTCGCCGAGCGCGCGGCGGCCGTCGTCCAGGCCTTCTTCCCCGGCGAGGAGGGCGGGACGGCGCTGGCCCGGATCATCAGCGGGGCCGCGGAGCCGGGCGGCCGGCTCCCCGTCTCCCTCCCCCGCCAGGTCGGCGGACAGCCCGGCACCTACCTGCACTCCACGCTGGGCGGCCGCACCGACTGGAGCTCGGTGGACCCGACGCCGCTGTTCCCGTTCGGACACGGGCTGACCTGGACCAGCTTCGCGTACACGGATCTGACCGTGGACCCCTCCGCCCCGACGGACGGATCCGTGTCCGTCGGGGTGACCGTGCGCAACGTCGGCGAGGTGGCCGGGACCGAGGTGGTGCAGCTGTACCTCTCCGACCCCGAGGCGTCCGTCGTCCGGCCGCTGCGGTGGCTCGCCGGATTCGGCAGGGTCGAGCTGCAGCCGGGCGCGGCCGCCCGGGTCACCTTCTCCGTCCATGCCGACCGGACCTCGTTCACCGGGCTCGACCTGCGCAGAAGAGTGGAACCCGGGGAGATCGGCGTGGCCGTCGGACGGTCCAGCGGCGATCTTCCGCTCCAGGGCTCCTTCACCCTGCACGGCCCCGTACGCCACCCGGCGGCCGACCGGGTGCTGTCCGTGCCGGTCGAGATCGGCCCGGTGATCTCATGA